The Juglans regia cultivar Chandler chromosome 1, Walnut 2.0, whole genome shotgun sequence nucleotide sequence aagtGGGTTCGTGGAACTGGAGGATGGGAATGGGGAGAAGAGGACGCCGACTTACTCGTTTTGACGCTGACCGAACCATTGCGGAGGAAGATGATGGGATTGGGGGGGATGGGAATGGGGAGGAGGGAAGAAATCGAGCGGGAGTGCTCGTAAATTTGAAATGTGAAAACACGAATTATGCAGGAAAACAAATTCCCATCCTCAAAATGCAAACGATGTCGTTTATCACCACGTAGGACACGGTTCCGCAACCGGTtgtaagtagaattttttatatatatatatatttgtgtagtCTTGCGGTGCGTACTAGAGTGGaatatttgacaaaaaatgtgataaagaaaaataagtttagtgagtatatattttttagagtattttcAGATAAAAGGAATGTGTTCTTTTGGTGGAGCTTTGGGCTCAACCACTTCTGCAGAGCAGGTTTGAGTCATACGAAGATCAGTTGGGctgttgtatcctggaggagtcaagtcaagaagatttctgctgcaccggttaatttgagactttgtacaTCATAGAGAGCTtcaatctccttaaagagagcgatatttcagtgcctcagtccaaactggtttcgttttaattttaatttaattgtaatttttattatattattgtgtctttcatcaacaattttaagaagaattcAGCATGGAGCCTACAATTGAAAAATCCACGGAAAGTATAGGAGATCTCAACAAGTCCTTCCGGTTTAAAGGAGCTCCTTTTAAAAGATGGAAGTGCAAGATGCTCTTCTATCTAAGCCTTTTCAACATTATCTATGTTCTCACTGCAAAGAATCCTAGTAAGATTGCTACCGAGAACATGACTGGAGTACAAGTAAAAGCTTGTGAAGAAAAGAttgagaaatatattaaaaataagtataactGTCGAtgttatcttttaaaatttttttttgggtcttcTTGAATCCTTTTTCCAATAAAGGGGACAAATTTGAACTGTTATTCAACGTAGGGGTGCTAACAAGGGATCTAAAACAGATTCTTAGGACAACTAGGGATCGACTGGTCGATGTTTTGTGTTTCCAAGGAAGAAAACGAGTGGAGCTTTTGCTTAACAAAGGCGTGAGAGAGCTAATTAGAATGTGAATGTGGCTGGCAGCTGGTCTTCTTGACTAACGTCATCTGCGTTCTTCCCCTTTTTCTAGTGTCTGTCAATCTGTGTATCCTTTTAGAGAAACATGGACTGTTGTCATTAAGTTTAGATCCTCGATAAAAGTAATATTCCATAAGGTTTTATAATGTAATATGGCCCATTGAAACCCACATAATTCCACATTGTTTGCACATCAGAttccctcctttttttttttttttttttttggggttattCGGACATGAGATCTTCATGACATTTTGAATGGGGGAGTGTTTTTCCTATTCATTAGactaatattagatataattttagaatatataaattttacactctcttttaaaaaaaatagagtatattattaaaaaataaatctttttcatgtgaatttttttattcattcattttctttaaagaaaggatacgagacttgcacactctaaaactatacaaatcattttctgaaatgagaaataatatgtaTAGTCTTGAAAAAAGTAGTCAAATTTGGAagccatataaaaaaaatctattttttaatgagactattatttttcaaataaaatctattattatatataaaaagggaGTCATATAACTCCAACGTAACATTCTACCCAGAAAAATAGGCTATTGTTGACAATAATtggaatattaaaatattatgtttatgaaacggtaatcattttaaaagtagtattttattatgaactattgtaactttaaaatttcatttttttttttacatataaacatataaacCGATTCAAGACTCCACCAAGGTaccaattcaatttttatattgtttcttcaaaataaatcatcCTAAATTTTTTCACTTTAAAATCCTATCTCTCTCTAAATCTCTATCCTTTATACATAACGTTTCGTTCGAGGTATAGGCTCGTGTACATAAATTGTACTCCGTAAAACTTTATCTCGCATTAAGACTATACCGAATAGCCGATTCTAAAATCTGAACCAACTCAAACTAATTATAATCTCCTTTTTTGGGCCCAAAATGATAAGTGCACGTTGAATCAATTTCTTTCATCCAAAGTTCCAGCCCATTCAAACGTGGGGGGCCCGAGCACCGGCCTCCTCGTTCATGGTATCCCTCCCCAATGGAGAGTACCTTTCAGctagtaatactaaatatatatataaatatattgattattgtaattttttaaaaaatataaataaataatgatcaCAATACTCCATGATCAGTTTCAAATCGTGAGGTTACCCACCACTTGAAATCCttacaaaaaaattcattttttttttcaagtaaataataattattatataatttcgaaatatgaagaaatttattacaaaatttcATGTTGATTGAAACTAATATTTatgtatggattttttttttttgaaataattttgcCATGTCCTGATTCCTGAAGCCCAAAATAGAGAGGATCCAGATCCATCGAGCCATCGAGTCATCTACAACCACCAAAATCAAATCCACCAACCTCATCTCGCCCTCTCACTTCTCGATCTCACGCTCGCAGAGGAGGGAGAGGGAAAGTAGAGAACCATGCAGTCCCGCTTCAAAGCCATTGCCACGATTGGTAGACTCTTCTCCACCACCACCGCCACAGCCACCGCCACCGAATTCCCCAAGACCCTTGAGGGTCTCCGGGCCCGCCTCGCGCTCGAATCCCCGACCCTCTCCGACTTCGCCTACTCCGTTGAGGTTGGCACCAAGAAGAAACCCCTCCCCAAGCCCAAGTGGATGAAGGAGTCCGTCCCCGGCGGTCAAAAGTATGTCCAGATTAAGAAGAAGCTCCGCGAGCTCAACCTCCACACTGTCTGCGAGGAGGCCCGCTGTCCCAATCTCGGCGAGTGCTGGTCCGGCGGCGAAACTGGCACCGCCACTGCCACCATCATGATCCTCGGCGATACCTGCACTCGCGGTTGCCGGTAAATTGAtcaataaacattaatttattaattgttttcatGATTGAATTCATTGATTACAAAGGACGGGACTTGATAAAAGAaagaatgttatattttttgctGTTGTGACTAAATTCAGACGGATTTGGTGAACTCGTTGAATATTTTTCAGGTTTTGCAACGTGAAGACGTCGCGTACGCCTCCGCCTCCTGACCCGGATGAACCGGGCAATGTGGCCGAGGCGATTGCGTCGTGGGGTTTGGATTATGTGGTGATCACGAGTGTGGACCGGGACGATTTGCCCGACCAAGGTAGTGGGCATTTTTCTGAGACGGTGCAAAAGTTGAAGGCGCTGAAGCCGAGTATGTTGATAGAGGCTTTGGGTATGGGACCTATTGGATTTTTCATTGTGTGAGAATTAATGAATGAGTTTATAGACGTCAGAATTCAAAATTGTGATAAAGTATTGCTAGATGTTAGCAAGAAAAGCAATAAATTGTTCTTCATTTAATATAAGTCTACAGTTTTAATAGACATCAAGGGTAATGCAGCACAAGCTCGGTGATGTTTTGCCCGTTTCTGTGATTGCTATCGAAGTCTTCCCGGATGGCAAGAACTGGCATGACTTTAATTTAGTGACGTTTTTCTAAACTCTAATTTAGTGACGTTTTTCTAAACTTTAATTTAGTGACTGTTTTTTGTTCAGTGGTTGGAATAATTCGGTGTGAGGGAAAATGTGGTTTATAAGCCATGCAAACTCTTTAATTAGCTGCTTGTGCTATCTCCATTGGTAGTTCCAGAGCTTCTACTAGTTGGTtgcttaatttttatctttaaatttgtgCATATGGCAGCTCATTTACCCTAGTTGCTGGTTTATAGAGAGGCGTATGAGTACCCTGTTTAGAAGCTTTGTATATATCATATGTATCTGTGTAATAGGTGGTTGTATTTGGATTATATGTGATCTGATTCTGCTTATATCAAGAAGGTTTGGTTATATTTTGAAGGAATCTTTAAGTTCTTTTATGTCTCTAGCTGTTTTTAATGTATTTGTTCTTTCTGTAATGTTGCTTGCTCTATTTTGATTCTGTAGTTCCTGATTTTCGAGGAGATCCTGGCTGTGTAGAGAAGGTTGCAAAATCAGGGCTAGATGTCTTTGCTCATAACATTGAGACAGTTGAAGAGCTTCAGAGTTCTGTGAGGGATCACCGTGCTAACTTCAAACAATCTTTGGATGTCTTAGTGACGGCCAAGTACAGCGCTCCTGCTGGGACACTTACCAAGACCTCGATAATGTTAGGCTGTGGAGAGACACCCGATCAGGTTGTGAGAACTATGGAGAAGGTGAGAGCAGCAGGTGTTGATGTGATGACATTTGGTCAATATATGAGACCGTCAAAGCGACATATGCCGGTGTCTGAATACATTACGCCTGAGGCTTTTGAGAAGTATCAAACTCTTGGCATGGAGATGGTATGCTTCCATTTTTTCCCTTGAAAACTttggtgattttaaatatatttcattctATTTAGATATGCATGACTTGTTTGGTCAACTTCATTGTAGTTTTGCTTGTCAATCTGTCTTtgaagtttgtaatttttatattttgttgtgtTATACTTTTCATGCAAGTGACTGTGATAAGTGGAATTGGGATTGGCAAGTGCTACACCATTTgctcttctctctccctcatttgCATAGTGGTGCAAGGGTGAGCTGTATAAACCGGACGTCTTGAGTTCAAAATTTTGCATTAACACTCTTAGGGTGACCAAACTGGGAGaattttctctttgaattacCCAAGGTACACTTGCTGGAAACTCTTTGTTGAGAACCTGTGCTCCCgcgggattagttgggactttcCCATACACCTAGtgccaattaaaaataaaactcttcAACCGTCCCCCCTCCCACAGCCCCTTTCCTTCAACGTGATGATAATTGTAGAGTTTGttagagcattgacaatggattatgcaaatgcaaagtcataatttacataatatcaCATGATTTTGTATTTGGCTATTCTACTCAAAATCTattctcacattggattatccatctattagccaaaataataataaaatattaataataataatactttttttttcaattatttttgctATTGACAAGAAATATTATTGTTCTACAATATGTCCCTTGCTTCTCAATTAACTGGTCCGGGTCTACTGCTCTTTTTGATGAACTAAAGATATTTGATTTCAATATCGATAAAAACACCAACAGTTACAATGttaataaaatcaccaatatttcCCTTGCTTCGGTAGAGTGAAAAATCGAGGAAGAGAGTGTTCAcagccaagaaaatattttttattcaatttggtCTTTCAACAGTGAAAACCAAATATGACCcacaacattaatttatttgtaactaCAAGTCATCTtcttttgcatttgcataatccaatgcagcaTATTTTTAGGCTCTATTAgccaaactcattttttttggatttgcatgattcattgccaatgctcttaggaTGCTTTGAATTTTCCAATTTCCAATTTCCaatttcttgattttcattAAGAACTACAGGATTGTAATGCTTTATAGCATATATGAATCACAGTTCCATGGGGCATGGAGTATAGTGCCTGTGGGGAACCTGCCTTCCTCGCTACCCAATCTATCTATGCTTGctggtttataaaataatgatgcAACTATGGATTTAAGCGATTTGAGTTCGAGCAAGTAATGGGTGGTCAAATTCTGTTTGTTTAAACATGAGTTGAGCtcgtttattttttgaatgagtTCGAACTTGTTCAcaagttatttaattttgacggaaataattatttatattatatcttataacattatctacaaattttgaaaaagcaaCTTTGGGTTTTtctcaatattttatatactttatgtacacacacacacacacacacatatatacatacatatcaaTGATTATCTTTAGAGAGTATTGtattaggcttcgtttggtttcacaaatggTCTCaacccatcccatcccatcccatcccatctcatctcatctcatctcaacattcaaacaccattcaagcacaaatttttcaatttcaaattttcaaattttcaaatttttcatctaatcattacctaatcattacaactttcccaaacttccaaataagatacaaaaaacaattcaactttttcaaatgtcaaaataaaaataatataaaaaattatattctaaaaatattttaactttataacatttttatttaactttttctctctcctttcccaaaaccccataaaacatcttaactcaaaccattccaatactattcacaaactatctcattactattcacaaatttttcatctcatccatgtaaccaaacgaggccttagggACATGATTtcctcttatatttttaaatacttgaGATATTCTCAATGTGCaggtaaaaataatactataagaataataaatacaaagttAACGATTTTATATGAGCTTTTGCAAATCAAATCGAGTTAGAATTCTATTGTTTAATAATCATCGTAATTTGGTGCTCCCAAATGGCTTAGTTAATAAACTAACTGAGCCAGATTCAAGTTTGGTTGAACCATTCCTGAATAACTTGTTGAGTAGTTTTGTTTATTTACGGCCCTAGATGAAAAAGATTGTTACTCCAACCTTTCTTTAGCTGGCTTGAATCTAATAGAGGTCTGTAATCTTGGTCACTGTCCATTGGGCAGAAGATGCACTTTCTCCATCATAAACGTGATTGGGTTTGGCTACAGAATTCATTTCACCCATTCTGCAACTCAATTGTATTGTCATAGGAAAGATTGGCAATTAGCTGACTTACATCCTTCTCAACCCTCCCTCCACTCCTTCCAAGGGATCTTTCACATAATTTTGCTTACTTCAGGTCCATATACAAGtctatttttcaaatgtttAGCCAAATAGGTTCTTAGACTTTAGTAAATGATCCCCCCAATATATGTCTGTGCATGTGTGTTGGCTTGGCAGCTTTGGTTGAATCCAAATTTCACCTTTGACATTGACATGATTCTATCTCTATGTTGTGATCGGATCACCTTAGGCTACCATAGTTTTCCCCCTGCACCAAATAAAACCTGTCAGTATCTTTAAATGGAGCGGccaatatagaaattttatgTTAGCCATGATTATTATTTGCAGTATATTCTGAATAGTTCTATTGTGATTGTGCAATCCTACATCAATATGCTCTTCAGTTGTTGTTCCAAATGGGCAGGAtgcaaacatttattttatggagAAATGTACCCGcgttcaaattttcaatataatCTGACAGCATTATTTATACTCGAGTAGTTGACTATACTGGTGTCCTTCTAACATGCATCCTTTTTGGTATGCTCATGAAACTATTAAGACATCTGACTCCATATTGATACCTTCTGattgcataaaatatatatagatttccTATTGGTCctgtcttatatatattatcaagcATCATCCGTCTCTTTTCATGCATAAAAGTTGATTGAATGTCTTTTACTGTGATTGTATAGTTATTATCAATTGTATGCTTTGGATGGACAGGGGTTTCGATATGTTGCATCTGGTCCGATGGTCAGATCTTCGTACAAAGCAGGTGAATTCTACATCAAATCTATGATTGAATCCGATCGTGCTGCTGCTTCACAGCCTGTTTCATGTTGAGTGTTTTTTCCTCCATTACATTGAATATCATAAATTCATCACTTCCATtgtatcatttaagtgatgatTTACCGGGCTGAAGCGCAATCTGCTTAGTACTCATAAAGTGGAATAGATGGGAATAAATTAGACGAGAAAGCTTTTCTCTTGGGTGCCAAATTCTTAGTGTAAAAGTATTGGATTGTGTGGACACTCAGTCACACTGTAATCTCAACCTGGTGTTATTGTGCACCCAATTGATTgtaattattcaattttgttCTGCTGCTCTTTCTTTGCCTATTTCGATTTTTATAGTTGCTGTAGATTTAGTTACTACTAGCACTAAATATTCATCTTATCCATTCTTACGTGAAATCCACTCTGTCATTTGCATTCTTTTGCTGTAGATAATTTGCGTAGTCCCACCATCTTCTCTGTAGCAAATTAAAAATTCCCATGAGGTTGGATTCAgtagtttttaaattgtttCCCCCTTAGTGACCCCAGTTCATCAACCTCAGTTCATCACGTCCTGCTGAAGTTTAGATTTACACTGCTCGGTTCTTCTATTGATGTTGCAGTAGATTCTTTGCAGTCTCTAAGAATGTTTTAAAAATCCGTAAAAAAGTAAACTGTCTCTGTTATGGCCCTTTTTGGCTAAGAAGACGACAACCTCTATCTCAAGAAACCATGAGACCAGATCATCCCTGTGGTCCTATTACCCCTACCTTAtacttcttttttcaattttcttttaattatcttGTACTGTACTTACTAATGTGGGATGATTGTCGAAGGCCCGAAGCCCCCATCCACCCTTCTATATTTTAATcgattttcaatatatttatcttgtttaaaaagaaattgctgCTCATTGTCTAAAACCTTGTGcttataaaagaatatatatatatatatatatatatatatatatatagttgtaccTTGCATTTTGGTGTAGTTGATGGTTAATAATAAAAGCATGCCAAAAGCGTATGGCTCTGCTGGCATAACGTACGGTCCATAATTTTGTGGGTTGCAATCATCCTGGAGGTGGCAGTGTTTAATGTTTATTAGCTTTAAGGTGTTGCCAGACTGGTTGGGGTCCTTCCCTCAAGTACCCACGAATAGATTAAGATTCTGCACCGTGAGGGCTATATACCCTGCGCATTTATAATCTTGAAAATCAGGTTGAAAATCAGGTCGTCCGTGTCTAGGTTCCCCCGTTTCAGGCATATGGGACGATGATGGTCCTTGGATCACCAAGTTTTGTCTACTTTTGCAGTGGTTTGCTTGCATCATTAGGCTTCCCTATTTAATGTTAAAGTGGTTTGATGGGTCCCTCTCACTTTCTCTTCTCTAGACTTGTTTGGTGGAACTTTCCTGGTTATGATCATTCATAAGGTTTGCTTCTGTTCTCCCGAAGTTCCAGTTCCATTTCCAGCGAGTCTAATCTTAAAACCACCGATTCGCACGAAGTCCCCAAACTTTCAAGTTGGTAATATAGTGATTGAAACTCACCATGAAGTGTAAATGCTGAAAGTGTAGGAACAGTAGTATCTTAGGTAGGAATCCCCATAGTGTTTGAGGACACATAGATAAGATGTTTGTTGGTCCCTTTTCTATGAAGTGGGAGATGGTGAAATTAAATGGATGGGACTACTCCTGATTAGAAGCCACCCCCGGGGACAATGAACAAAACATGCAATTGCTGTAACCTTTTGAGGCACCCATTAAAATTCATGTTGTcaccaaaatagagaaaaaggaGACCCACAAACAGCCGCAGCTACAGTACTTTGTCCCCAAATCACCTCCAAACACTCACTATATTAAGCCTATCATCAATATCTCCGCCTCAGccacacctctctctctctctctctctctccacccacCTTCTCAACTCTCCAACAACTCCATCTACGCTAGcgtacaattttattattttttaagtttataacCGTTgaactcaaaattttcaaaattttggaggCTTTCATACACACGATCCAAAAGTGCTGAATCTTTCGTCCACAAACAAATGGGTTGCTGTACGAGCACCACCAGAAGCCAACCGGACCAAAAAACCGGGTTGTTCCACCAGAAATTCCAGGAGAAGTCTCCGGTTCCGGTTTCCGAGCAGTCTCATGTCAGAGATCTCAGGTCTCCACCACAACCCCCAGTAGAGGAAGAATTCGTCAAAGAGGTCCTGTCCGAAACACCCGTTGTCTCCAAGCGGCAAAACCCAATTCCAGCAGAGGAGAAAGAGACCCAATTTCCCATTGAAACTAAGGGTCTGTGTCTGATTCACGAAGCAGAAAGGGAGGAGGTGTCTGAATTCTCTCAGATATCAGAGAGTTTCTCCTTATCGACTACCACCACCACTACTATCACAGacaagaaagaagaagacgagGCAATTAGTAAGAGGAGCATAGAAGTGGGTCAAAATGTGCTTCACAGAGCTCAAACGAGGGGCCCCAGAAAGCGTCCAAACACCACCGATCTCGCCAGCCGGAGAGTTATCCCGACGAAAGGATCGAGTGAGGTGAGAACCAGGAGGCTTGACGTAAGGACAGCCGGAGCCCGTAGAGATCCAGGCGAGGGTCCCGGCCGGAGGTCGAGGTCACCGGCGACGAGGACAACGAGTGGAGTGGGAAGGAGTCCGGGGAAGGGGACGGGAAGAACCTGTGGCCAGTCACTGGAATCAGGGGTGGAGAGTAAGCAGAGCACTGGTGCTGAAGAGGAGTTAAAGGAGGGCAATTTGCAGGTGGGGAATGAGTCCCTCGAGAACCCACTAGTTTCGTTAGAGTGCTTCATCTTTCTGTAGAACTCTCAGTTCGTGTTCAGGAAGCCAAAGGCACtgcttggttttgatttttgattttggttttgataTTGATTCTGCCACTACTTCTTCTCTTGCTTCATCATAAAACGTGTGTTCTGAATTTGGTCTTTGCGGCTCATCCTGGCTTTCAGAATTTCTTCTGTAAATCATCCATgtaaattatgataaaatcaCTGTTTTTGGTTGAAGATTAAAAAGTATGGAAATACTCAGCTTTAGCGTTGCGCTAGGAATAGATTTTCTCATTTTCGTTGTgaggatgtttagaaataatttttatcgttcttatttcatttaatttttaaatataattcaaattaatttttataatttttttaaataaatcattacaatttttttaaatattaaataaaaattatattaaaaaaattatatttttataatattttaattatataattttttttaaaaatattttaaaaatatttaatttaaattatctcattattatttataaaattctctatctttatataatttatctactATCCAATCATTCCCTAAATCGTCAAGGGATATGCAATTGAAATGGTACTCCATTGGGTgtcttttgctttatttttttttttctcggggATGGGAAGTATACAGatgcttctttcttttcccatttcttttcttggttCTGCTGCGAACTGTACAATATATAAGGGCTAGTGTCTTTTGGTGGGGGCTGGACTTTAAGAGCGTGGGTGTAAATTAGTACTACTCCCCATTCTCAGAGAAATTTGGTCGGAAATTTCGTCTGATTCAGACATGTATTTcctgcagtttttttttttttgtcagctTTACCTGCTGTTTGGACACCTGGAAAACTGTGCTTTACACTGTTATCGGCATTGGTCACGGTGACCTATTTTGCCACATTCTAAGGAAAGGCTGGCTTCTTTCTAGAgagagaagttttttttaagcaatttaAATTGTCCCAGAATCATACCGCATTGTGCAAATAGGACTTGCCAGGAAACATAGCTCTAAAGGCGGTAGATTCAATTGAACATAAAGTAAGTTATGGCCGATTTGATTTGCTCGATGGAATACCATTACAGAAAGTGTATGCTTTTGTAAGTTGTTCTGAAAATCTCATTAGATGCGTCCATGTTCTTCGCTAAAGATACAAGAGTACGTCCTAAATTGGAGAGAAGCAGTAAGATATTCTTGTAGGTTGACACGGTCTAAACTGATTGTTTGGTGGCtaagattttgaaaagtttTTCAAACGAGTTGTCACTTCGTCAAACAaagtttctctttgtttttttttgttttttgtttttatccaTTGATCTAGGGGAGTTTGAAAACATTGAGCTGTAGAATTTTTAAagtcataatttataaaacatctaTTCACATCCCTAGATGCATTTGAGATatgatattttaagaaaattgctAGAATCACAAACATTTAGGtcctcatatttttattattattattattttacttaatgattaagaaaatatttttttagtgatattgtgatttttgtttaaaaatttaagaatacaaaaaaatgaataaaaaaaaaattgttcttcCTGAGATTGATCTCGTGCTGTAACACTgcttaataaaaaagaaataacgtAAAACAAAATTGTTAGGAGGTAAAATCTCCCTAGCCCATAGGCCCATACCAGCCCAGCCCATTAAAAT carries:
- the LOC109019681 gene encoding lipoyl synthase 2, mitochondrial isoform X1; the encoded protein is MQSRFKAIATIGRLFSTTTATATATEFPKTLEGLRARLALESPTLSDFAYSVEVGTKKKPLPKPKWMKESVPGGQKYVQIKKKLRELNLHTVCEEARCPNLGECWSGGETGTATATIMILGDTCTRGCRFCNVKTSRTPPPPDPDEPGNVAEAIASWGLDYVVITSVDRDDLPDQGSGHFSETVQKLKALKPSMLIEALVPDFRGDPGCVEKVAKSGLDVFAHNIETVEELQSSVRDHRANFKQSLDVLVTAKYSAPAGTLTKTSIMLGCGETPDQVVRTMEKVRAAGVDVMTFGQYMRPSKRHMPVSEYITPEAFEKYQTLGMEMGFRYVASGPMVRSSYKAGEFYIKSMIESDRAAASQPVSC
- the LOC109019681 gene encoding lipoyl synthase 1, mitochondrial isoform X2, yielding MQSRFKAIATIGRLFSTTTATATATEFPKTLEGLRARLALESPTLSDFAYSVEVGTKKKPLPKPKWMKESVPGGQKYVQIKKKLRELNLHTVCEEARCPNLGECWSGGETGTATATIMILGDTCTRGCRFCNVKTSRTPPPPDPDEPGNVAEAIASWGLDYVVITSVDRDDLPDQGSGHFSETVQKLKALKPIPDFRGDPGCVEKVAKSGLDVFAHNIETVEELQSSVRDHRANFKQSLDVLVTAKYSAPAGTLTKTSIMLGCGETPDQVVRTMEKVRAAGVDVMTFGQYMRPSKRHMPVSEYITPEAFEKYQTLGMEMGFRYVASGPMVRSSYKAGEFYIKSMIESDRAAASQPVSC
- the LOC109019680 gene encoding uncharacterized protein LOC109019680 — its product is MGCCTSTTRSQPDQKTGLFHQKFQEKSPVPVSEQSHVRDLRSPPQPPVEEEFVKEVLSETPVVSKRQNPIPAEEKETQFPIETKGLCLIHEAEREEVSEFSQISESFSLSTTTTTTITDKKEEDEAISKRSIEVGQNVLHRAQTRGPRKRPNTTDLASRRVIPTKGSSEVRTRRLDVRTAGARRDPGEGPGRRSRSPATRTTSGVGRSPGKGTGRTCGQSLESGVESKQSTGAEEELKEGNLQVGNESLENPLVSLECFIFL